A portion of the Nitrospirota bacterium genome contains these proteins:
- the nusG gene encoding transcription termination/antitermination protein NusG — MAKNWYVVHTYSGFEEKIKTTIEEKVQKEGLGEKITKILVPTEKVIELKGGKKRETDKKFYPGYILIEMELDDETWHLVRSTPRVTGFVGGMTPTPLPYEEVEVVVQQIEKGPVPHVRTQFSIGDTVRITDGPFTNFVGLVDEVDGDHSRLKVMVSIFGRQTPVELNFHQVEKT, encoded by the coding sequence ATGGCGAAAAACTGGTACGTAGTGCACACATATTCTGGTTTTGAAGAAAAGATTAAAACGACTATTGAAGAGAAAGTTCAAAAGGAAGGCCTGGGTGAAAAGATTACAAAGATACTTGTACCGACAGAAAAAGTTATAGAACTCAAAGGAGGGAAAAAAAGGGAGACAGACAAAAAATTTTATCCTGGCTATATCCTGATAGAAATGGAACTTGATGACGAAACATGGCATCTTGTAAGAAGTACTCCGAGGGTTACAGGTTTTGTAGGGGGTATGACTCCTACCCCTCTCCCCTATGAAGAGGTAGAAGTTGTTGTGCAGCAAATCGAAAAGGGACCTGTGCCGCACGTCAGGACACAGTTTAGTATAGGTGACACTGTAAGGATTACAGATGGGCCATTCACCAATTTTGTTGGACTTGTAGATGAAGTGGATGGTGACCACAGCAGGTTAAAGGTTATGGTGAGTATATTTGGCAGACAGACGCCAGTTGAGTTAAATTTCCATCAGGTAGAGAAGACATGA
- the rpmG gene encoding 50S ribosomal protein L33, whose translation MREIILLQCTECKNRNYSTTKNKKNTPDKLNIKKYCRHCRKHTAHKETKA comes from the coding sequence ATGCGCGAGATAATCCTTTTGCAGTGCACAGAATGCAAAAACAGAAATTATTCAACGACAAAGAATAAAAAGAATACGCCTGATAAATTGAATATTAAAAAATACTGCAGACATTGTCGGAAACATACAGCTCATAAGGAGACAAAGGCATAA
- the secE gene encoding preprotein translocase subunit SecE encodes MLQRIKDFFKEVKIELKKVVFPKRDEVIGSTWVVIITVLIISAFLGLIDIWLSRLVSVALK; translated from the coding sequence ATGTTACAGAGGATAAAAGATTTTTTTAAGGAAGTAAAAATCGAGTTAAAAAAAGTTGTTTTTCCTAAAAGGGATGAAGTGATAGGCTCGACCTGGGTTGTGATTATAACGGTATTGATAATATCCGCTTTTTTGGGCTTGATAGATATCTGGCTTTCCAGGCTTGTAAGTGTAGCGTTAAAATAG